The DNA sequence CACGTGTTATCAGTGCCTGATGTATTACCACCAATCAGCAGAGTACCTGCTATCAGTTTTCCAGGATTGTGATTGGTCGAAAACAACTTTGGGAGGTGTGTTCAGCAGGAAAGCAGGAGGTACCTCTCCATATAAACCAGGGTTTCTGGTGAAGTCCTTTCATCGTCAAGATCACATAGCAACCATGAGGTCTCTTGTCTTCGTTCTGCTCATCGGAGCTGCCTGTGAGTATATGTGCCTCCTAACCAATAAGCCTAATCACTGAATTATAACAAAATTCACTTGAAGGCTAACTGTttggctctctgtgtgttttcagttgcCATTGACGACGACAAGATCGTCGGAGGGTATGAGTGCACCGCTCATTCTCAGCCCCATCAGGTGTCTCTGAACTCTGGTTACCACTTCTGTGGTGGCTCCCTGGTCAACGAGAACTGGGTTGtgtctgctgctcactgctaCAAGTCGTAAGCACATTCTTCATGTTTTCCCAGGATACTAGTGGAATCCAGATTTGTATGTAATAGTCATTTTAGTGTGTTCTTGCACTAATCTcctgtcttctgtctttctctagCCGTGTGCAGGTGCGTCTTGGAGAGCACCACATCAGGGTCAACGAGGGAACCGAGCAGTTCATCAGCTCCTCCCGTGTCATCCGCCACCCCAACTACAGCTCCTACAACATCAACAATGACATCATGCTGATCAAGCTGAGCGAGCCCGCCACCCTCAACCAGTATGTGCAGCCTGTGGCTCTTCCCACCAGCTGTGCTCCCGCTGGCACCATGTGCACAGTCTCTGGCTGGGGCAACACCATGAGCTCCAGTGAGTAGGAACTCCAGCACCGCACTTTATTTTTCCTGCAGTGTAGTTCCAGTTTCCTCTAAATCTGCTTTTGTTCTCCAGCTGCTGATGGCGACAAGCTGCAGTGCCTGAACATCCCCATCCTGTCTCACAGAGACTGTGACAACTCCTACCCTGGCATGATCACCGATGCCATGTTCTGCGCTGGATACCTGGAGGGCGGCAAGGACTCTTGCCAGGTCTGTAATTCAGTGTCCATGCAGAAATATAGCTGTATGAAACAAGTCATGATGAGTTTTGATTGGAATATTTGGAATTGAACTTCATCTCACACTATACTTTCTGTTGTCAGGGTGACTCTGGTGGCCCCGTTGTGTGCAACGGTCAGCTGCAGGGTGTTGTGTCCTGGGGATACGGATGTGCTGAGAGGGACCACCCTGGTGTCTACGCCAAGGTAAAGCTAAAATATCtctttattataaattaaatcaCTATTTCAATTGAACTTTCACATTTTGCATGTCCAGCTGAAATTCAACATATACActgatgtctgtctgtcctaACTAACATCTTTCTGTCTCCATTCACAGGTGTGCATCTTCAACGACTGGCTGGAGCGCACCATGGCCAGCTATTAAATCTGATCATGCGACCACCATCTTCTTCTGCTGCctttcctccatcattttacTTCTAGTAATGATGATGAGTTTTGAACAATGTGCAGCTATTTAACATCTGAATCAATAAAGTCTTACACCTTGACTTCAATACAATtgttctttccatttttttgcttttgtcttCCTACATTGTGGTAATCTAATCACAGGACTGTAAAACCCAGCCTTGATTTTTCACTGAGGTTTTCAAACAGTTCACTGTCCTTCATGATACAGTG is a window from the Scomber japonicus isolate fScoJap1 chromosome 10, fScoJap1.pri, whole genome shotgun sequence genome containing:
- the LOC128366244 gene encoding trypsin-2-like, which codes for MYTCYQCLMYYHQSAEYLLSVFQDCDWSKTTLGGVFSRKAGGTSPYKPGFLANCLALCVFSVAIDDDKIVGGYECTAHSQPHQVSLNSGYHFCGGSLVNENWVVSAAHCYKSRVQVRLGEHHIRVNEGTEQFISSSRVIRHPNYSSYNINNDIMLIKLSEPATLNQYVQPVALPTSCAPAGTMCTVSGWGNTMSSTADGDKLQCLNIPILSHRDCDNSYPGMITDAMFCAGYLEGGKDSCQGDSGGPVVCNGQLQGVVSWGYGCAERDHPGVYAKVKLKYLFIIN